In a single window of the Centroberyx gerrardi isolate f3 chromosome 17, fCenGer3.hap1.cur.20231027, whole genome shotgun sequence genome:
- the adgrf3a gene encoding adhesion G-protein coupled receptor F3, which produces MWTFIFLSILGLNTCQVSGQGPSTQMHYAVLAVEESAIENITKLLNDFIGGEESEHVQVTSIKMTTKCEILQHEAQCSCMSDHSWSKELCESQQCCDNETCSFSKTPPPTCHPNTRVTINGSVVLNTVQYLGCLGNKLSADFKTCHNKLLTEMKTVYSTLTGFVSLTIMEFRTGSIIADFEMTIDDKVSANDLVQRSQTLSQKLNSTYSLETAGLVHINVPLGPVPFNSREVLKCTRQDDLNVDPVWQLTKKGRVFDITNGTESHLASVGMDATLTLKNTSEIWAGLFTCAYNQKPMFGSIVHKATATLDVAHLPDIHISSEPQFPRCKSSKNLVAVKVICEIKPSNDSYKVTWSGDGHKSDIKPYNDPIAADTNVGCIQDEEKTEPEITCTFTNRRQQNQSATIKINVIYENDLFCEAEGGWADTKAGFTAVLKCQNRAGDRQRKCSDEGKWKDEESFCVNRDLDSILEETRIVDIGLGTIDNNAASVFSRLKTATNNTESINTFSNVNASIFVLFGMKDKINHIFNESTLDNLLLSSSNILDKSLEKSWKDDKGGNLSLAERYLSSVEKLIELTDVASAAKHTSNIEVNTCNGTHRSHCSNSVFNVNVSVDGADSGSVKTTGFKQLEQYFPQGEEYEPNSIVVSTTTEKILSSPVVKIDFPLLKPRPRNHMMECVSWNETSREWSTQGCKWEPSNEQHCHCEHLSSFAILMSKQPLEVKFSNLITYTGLSVSIISLIMCLAIEIMVWSSVVKSNALHLRHTAHINITLCLLIADIAFLASAFPKKISESWCQIFAVLKHFCYLSMFFWTLCLSLTLLHQTVLVFQHLSKKTYIVLSILLGYLCPFLIVAITFITNESGAKDSYYSDESCWLIYAGTLKGSIYTFLIPLGVIVLVNLFSMVVIIMTLLERPKTTANSSQNEHNASKTLLRSVVFLTPIFGVTWIFGFAVLAVDLTYGHIAYVVNYAFTLLNAFQGFFILLTTCLGEKTVRDACLKKMHITKKGPTSISQSSTSSTLKK; this is translated from the exons ATGTggacttttatatttctgtctatTCTGGGACTAAACACCTGTCAG GTGTCTGGACAAG GGCCTTCAACACAAATGCATTATGCCGTTCTGGCAGTAGAGGAAAGTGCCATCGAAAACATAACTAAACTACTGAATGATTTTATTGGGGGAGAGGAATCTGAACATGTGCAAGTTACGAGCATTAAAATGACAACAA aatGTGAGATTCTGCAGCATGAAGCTCAGTGTTCCTGCATGTCAGATCACAGCTGGAGCAAAGAGCTTTGTGAGTCTCAGCAGTGTTGTGACAATGAGACGTGTAGTTTCTCAAAAACACCACCTCCAACGTGTCATCCAAATACTAGAG TTACGATCAATGGATCAGTTGTTCTGAATACAGTGCAGTATCTTGGCTGTCTGGGAAACAAATTGTCTGCCGATTTCAAAACATGTCATAACAAATTGTTAACAGAG ATGAAAACAGTGTACAGCACTTTGACCGGATTTGTCAGTTTGACAATTATGGAGTTCAG GACTGGAAGTATCATTGCAGATTTTGAAATGACTATTGACGACAAAGTCTCAGCGAATGATCTGGTTCAAAGATCACAAACCTTGAGTCAAAAACTGAACTCAACATATTCCCTGGAGACTGCAG GTCTTGTCCATATAAATGTTCCACTTGGCCCCGTGCCTTTTAACAGTCGTGAAGTTTTAAAATGCACGCGACAAGACGACTTGAATGTAGATCCAGTGTGGCAGCTGACAAAAAAAGGTCGAGTATTTGACATAACTAACGGCACCGAGTCTCACCTGGCGTCAGTAGGAATGGATGCCACACTCACACTTAAAAACACCTCAGAAATCTGGGCAG GACTGTTTACATGTGCCTACAATCAAAAACCTATGTTTGGAAGCATAGTTCACAAAGCCACTGCAACACTGGATGTAGCGCACCTGCCAGATATTCACATTAGTAGTGAACCTCAGTTTCCACGCTGCAAAAGTTCAAAAAATTTAGTGGCTGTGAAAGTCATATGTGAGATAAAGCCTAGCAATGACAGTTACAAGGTGACATGGAGTGGTGACGGCCACAAATCAGACATAAAACCCT ATAACGACCCTATTGCAGCTGATACAAACGTTGGCTGTATCCaagatgaggaaaaaacagaacCAGAAATAACATGCACGTTTACAAACAGGCGCCAGCAAAACCAAAGTGctacaattaaaataaatgtcatATACG aaaatgATCTTTTTTGTGAAGCTGAAGGTGGGTGGGCAGACACTAAAGCTGGCTTTACTGCAGTGTTGAAATGCCAGAACAGGGCTGGGGACAGACAAAGGAAATGCTCAGATGAGGGAAAATGGAAAGATGAGGAATCATTCTGTGTGAACCGGGACCTGGACAGTATACTAGAAGAAACACGT ATTGTTGACATAGGACTTGGAACAATAGATAACAATGCTGCATCCGTATTTTCTCGTCTGAAGACTGCCACTAACAACACAGAGAGTATCAACACTTTTTCCAATGTGAATGCATCCATTTTCGTACTCTTCGGTATGAAAGACAAAATAAACCATATATTTAATGAATCAACGCTCGAT aACCTTCTGCTATCATCCAGCAATATCCTGGATAAATCTCTTGAAAAATCATGGAAGGATGACAAAGGCGGCAATTTGTCACTGGCTGAAAGATATTTGAGTTCAGTTGAGAAACTGATTGAGCTAACAGATGTTGCAAGTGCCGCTAAACATACATCAAATATAGAAGTAAACACATGTAATGGCACGCACAGGTCACATTGCTCAAATTCAGTGTTCAACGTCAACGTCTCTGTGGACGGCGCAGACTCTGGCAGTGTAAAGACAACAGGGTTTAAACAACTGGAGCAGTATTTTCCCCAGGGAGAAGAGTATGAGCCCAACAGCATCGTCGTGTCAACAACCACCGAAAAGATTCTATCAAGTCCCGTTGTTAAAATCGACTTCCCGTTGCTCAAGCCGAGACCTCGCAACCACATGATGGAGTGTGTGTCATGGAATGAAACCAGTAGAGAATGGTCAACACAAGGCTGCAAGTGGGAGCCTTCTAATGAACAACACTGTCATTGTGAGCATCTGTCCTCGTTCGCCATTCTCATGTCAAAGCAACCACTGGAAGTCAAATTTTCGAACCTGATAACCTACACTGGACTGTCTGTGTCCATCATCTCACTCATTATGTGTCTGGCAATAGAAATAATGGTCTGGAGTTCTGTAGTCAAGTCAAATGCTTTACATTTACGCCATACTGCCCACATAAATATTACTCTCTGTTTGCTGATTGCAGATATCGCTTTTTTAGCATCTGCTTTTCCCAAGAAGATTTCAGAAAGTTGGTGTCAGATTTTTGCGGTGTTGAAGCATTTCTGCTATCTGTCCATGTTCTTTTGGACACTGTGCCTGAGCTTGACGCTTCTTCATCAAACGGTTTTGGTTTTCCAGCATCTGAGCAAGAAGACCTACATTGTACTGTCAATTCTGCTGGGCTACCTGTGTCCCTTTCTGATTGTTGCGATCACCTTCATTACCAACGAAAGCGGTGCCAAAGACTCCTACTACTCCGATGAGTCCTGTTGGCTGATTTATGCTGGAACCCTAAAAGGGTCCATCTATACATTTCTCATACCACTTGGTGTAATTGTTTTAGTCAATTTGTTCAGCATGGTGGTGATAATCATGACGCTTTTGGAAAGACCTAAGACCACAGCCAACAGCTCTCAAAATGAACATAACGCTTCCAAAACTCTCCTGAGGTCAGTTGTTTTCTTGACTCCAATCTTCGGGGTGACGTGGATTTTTGGATTTGCTGTACTGGCTGTTGACCTCACCTATGGACACATAGCCTATGTTGTCAATTATGCCTTTACCCTACTGAATGCATTCCAG GGCTTCTTCATTTTGTTGACCACATGCTTGGGTGAAAAAACG GTACGTGATGCATGTCTGAAGAAGATGCATATCACCAAAAAA GGTCCAACATCAATCAGCCAGAGCTCCACAAGCTCCACATTGAAGAAGTGA
- the tdrd6b gene encoding tudor domain-containing 6 gives MQSNGHLSLRYPSVTHNVLHEHLFPIESAVNVKISCIESLEKFWCQTADNSDSLRLLMQDMQNHYASSHCQSLVESICVARHPDNGMWYRARIIADHHSPVVDVRFVDYGETRKVPMQDLRPIEPGFLQLNAQAFQCCLFSLKHPTNPAAATWSSAALAEFQKFVGSVASSNSGLKCIIKAVMPDSQGLSLHVVDVETPFESACTMLAQKWTQGEAHMQVPPLVTSDAYNYSTHNTEVGGKEKVWITYSESVNHFYCQLDRNSHLFDKVMENVKQLMRQPQCTDPPLGLNSVCFAKYTDNQWYRGQIIAMSPNLQVHFVDYGDTLAVNKSDICPCPVEASTARSVPVQAVPLGLFNVPADVPQEVNKWFADLAFGHYFTISVVAKDAKEKLIVELCDGSLNVNVKVREMIANVQQRKETGLVQLTDQQLSESSKQTFSVPREECQTQEHMNMSPLRKMTEQNKVHSSNGMCVGAEQEMTLQSMLHVSVPEGELGKTLDERKKTSSSSNVTQLNCPEGSVNICSYKKPNIFQNKTEEVYASCIVGPHYFWCQPANTEDLNKVSRLAQKVGQSEQRTMFPETLDPGSPCLALFASDKQWYRAQVIRKTGNTLFVLFIDYGNESEVDIKDVTSLPPSLFEIAPQAFLCSLNGFDESKGAWDDSAFDDFYNLLVDKPLNVTVFDMEDHLEIAVPQYTVKIEYGNMVVNKVMEKYWKGFAKENPVAESPESETSKGGQTESTVPQVNCSEGNMNICSYKKPNISQNKTEEVYASCIVGPHYFWCQPANTEDLNKVSRLTQEVGQSEQHTMFPETLGPGSPCLALFASDKQWYRAQVIRKTGNSLFVLFIDYGNESDVDIKDVRSLPPSLFETAPQAFLCSLDGFDDSKGTWDDRALDDFYNLLVDKPLNMTMFNMEDHLEIAVPQYKVKIECGNMVVNKVMEKYWKGFATESAMAESCQSETLNGGQTESNMTQLNCPQGNMNICSYKKPNISQNKTEEVYASCIVGPHYFWCQPANMEDLNEVSRLAQELGQSEQRTMFPETLGPGSPCLALFASDKQWYRAQVIRKTGNSLFVLFIDYGNESDVDIKDVRSLPPSLFETAPQAFLCSLDGFDDSKGTWDDRALDDFYNLLVDIPLNMTMFNMEDHLEIAVPQYKVKIEYGNMVVNKVMEKYWKGFATENAMAESPQSG, from the exons ATGCAGAGCAATGGGCATCTTTCTCTACGTTACCCCTCTGTGACgcataatgttcttcatgagcATTTGTTCCCTATCGAAAGCGCTGTCAATGTCAAAATATCTTGCATTGAAAGTCTAGAAAAGTTTTGGTGTCAAACAGCAGATAACAGTGACTCTCTCAGACTCCTCATGCAAGACATGCAAAACCATTATGCCTCTTCCCACTGTCAGTCACTGGTTGAGTCCATCTGTGTTGCCCGTCATCCAGATAATGGCATGTGGTACAGAGCAAGGATAATTGCAGATCACCACTCCCCTGTTGTAGATGTGAGGTTTGTAGACTATGGTGAAACTCGAAAGGTCCCCATGCAAGACCTGCGCCCGATTGAGCCAGGTTTCTTACAGCTAAATGCCCAGGCCTTTCAGTGTTGCTTATTCAGTCTGAAGCATCCCACCAATCCCGCTGCCGCTACTTGGAGCAGTGCTGCCTTAGCAGAGTTTCAGAAGTTTGTAGGTTCAGTTGCTTCCTCAAACTCTGGGTTGAAATGCATTATAAAAGCTGTGATGCCTGATTCACAAGGTCTGTCGCTTCACGTGGTAGATGTTGAAACACCATTTGAGAGTGCTTGCACGATGCTGGCTCAGAAATGGACACAGGGTGAAGCTCACATGCAAGTCCCTCCTCTGGTCACGTCTGATGCATATAATTACTCCACGCATAACACTGAGGTGGGTGGAAAAGAAAAGGTGTGGATAACCTATTCAGAGAGTGTTAATCACTTCTATTGCCAGCTGGACAGGAATTCCCACTTGTTTGACAAAGTGATGGAAAATGTTAAGCAACTAATGAGGCAGCCACAGTGCACAGATCCCCCTCTAGGACTCAACAGTGTTTGCTTTGCTAAGTACACAGATAATCAGTGGTATAGAGGTCAAATAATAGCAATGTCTCCAAACCTTCAGGTGCACTTTGTGGACTATGGTGATACCCTTGCAGTGAATAAATCTGATATTTGTCCCTGTCCTGTTGAAGCTAGTACAGCCAGATCTGTTCCTGTGCAGGCGGTTCCACTTGGACTGTTCAATGTTCCAGCAGATGTACCACAGGAGGTCAACAAGTGGTTTGCAGATCTTGCCTTTGGCCATTATTTTACTATTTCGGTGGTGGCGAAAGACGCAAAGGAAAAGCTAATCGTTGAACTCTGTGATGGATCcctgaatgtaaatgtgaaagtgagagagatgatAGCAAATGTACAACAAAGAAAGGAGACTGGCTTGGTCCAGCTGACTGACCAGCAACTTTCTGAGAGctcaaaacagacatttagtgtgCCAAGGGAGGAGTGCCAAACACAGGAGCACATGAATATGTCACCATTAAGGAAGATGACAGAACAAAATAAAGTTCATAGCAGCAATGGAATGTGTGTTGGAGCTGAACAAGAGATGACTCTACAGTCCATGCTTCATGTCTCCGTGCCAGAGGGTGAACTTGGAAAGACTttggatgaaagaaaaaaaacttctaGTAGT TCAAATGTGACGCAACTTAATTGCCCTGAAGGAAGTGTGAATATCTGCAGCTACAAGAAGCcaaacattttccaaaacaaGACTGAGGAAGTATACGCATCCTGCATTGTGGGACCCCACTACTTCTGGTGTCAGCCTGCCAACACGGAGGACCTCAACAAAGTGTCAAGGCTCGCTCAGAAAGTAGGACAGTCCGAGCAGCGCACAATGTTCCCGGAGACACTGGATCCTGGGAGTCCCTGTCTTGCTCTCTTTGCCAGTGACAAACAGTGGTATCGAGCTCAGGTTATTCGTAAAACTGGCAATACTCTCTTTGTTCTGTTTATTGACTATGGAAATGAGTCTGAAGTCGACATCAAAGatgtgacatcacttcctcccAGCCTGTTTGAGATTGCTCCTCAGGCCTTTTTGTGTTCTTTGAATGGATTTGATGAGTCCAAGGGCGCCTGGGATGACAGCGCTTTTGATGACTTCTACAATCTTCTGGTTGATAAACCACTCAATGTGACAGTGTTTGACATGGAGGATCATTTGGAGATTGCAGTTCCCCAGTATACAGTGAAAATTGAGTATGGGAATATGGTTGTGAATAAAGTTATGGAGAAATACTGGAAAGGGTTTGCCAAAGAGAATCCTGTGGCAGAAAGTCCTGAATCTGAAACCTCGAAAGGTGGTCAAACGGAGTCAACTGTGCCGCAAGTTAATTGCAGTGAGGGAAATATGAATATCTGCAGCTACAAGAAGCCAAACATTTCCCAAAACAAGACTGAGGAAGTATACGCATCCTGCATTGTGGGACCCCACTACTTCTGGTGTCAGCCTGCCAACACGGAGGACCTCAACAAAGTGTCAAGGCTCACTCAGGAAGTAGGACAGTCCGAGCAGCACACGATGTTCCCGGAGACACTGGGTCCTGGGAGTCCTTGTCTTGCTCTCTTTGCCAGTGACAAACAGTGGTATCGAGCTCAGGTTATTCGTAAAACTGGCAATAGTCTCTTTGTTCTGTTTATTGACTATGGAAATGAGTCTGATGTTGACATCAAGGATGTGAGATCACTTCCTCCCAGCCTGTTTGAGACGGCTCCTCAGGCCTTTTTGTGTTCTTTGGATGGATTTGACGACTCTAAAGGCACCTGGGATGACAGGGCTTTAGATGACTTCTACAATCTTCTGGTTGATAAACCACTCAACATGACAATGTTTAACATGGAGGATCATTTGGAGATTGCAGTTCCTCAATATAAAGTGAAAATTGAGTGTGGGAATATGGTTGTGAATAAAGTGATGGAGAAATACTGGAAAGGGTTTGCCACAGAGAGTGCCATGGCAGAAAGTTGTCAATCAGAAACCTTGAATGGTGGTCAAACTGAGTCAAATATGACGCAACTTAATTGCCCTCAAGGAAATATGAATATTTGCAGCTACAAGAAGCCGAACATTTCCCAAAACAAGACTGAGGAAGTATACGCATCCTGCATTGTGGGACCCCACTACTTCTGGTGTCAGCCTGCCAACATGGAGGACCTCAACGAAGTGTCAAGGCTCGCTCAGGAACTAGGACAGTCCGAGCAGCGCACGATGTTCCCGGAGACACTGGGTCCTGGGAGTCCCTGTCTTGCTCTCTTTGCCAGTGACAAACAGTGGTATCGAGCTCAGGTCATTCGCAAAACTGGCAATAGTCTCTTTGTTCTGTTTATTGACTATGGAAATGAGTCTGATGTTGACATCAAGGATGTGAGATCACTTCCTCCCAGCCTGTTTGAGACGGCTCCTCAGGCCTTTTTGTGTTCTTTGGATGGATTTGACGACTCTAAAGGCACCTGGGATGACAGGGCTTTAGATGACTTCTACAATCTTCTGGTTGATATACCACTCAACATGACAATGTTTAACATGGAGGATCATTTGGAGATTGCAGTTCCTCAATATAAAGTGAAAATTGAGTATGGGAATATGGTTGTGAATAAAGTGATGGAGAAATACTGGAAAGGGTTTGCCACAGAGAATGCCATGGCAGAAAGCCCTCAATCAGGTTAG
- the ankrd66 gene encoding ankyrin repeat domain-containing protein 66: MTELHQAAAAGDFDQVEEILRQNKCNPNQRDVDWNYKTPLHWAAAKGHTETVRLLVESGARPCLRTDHGWTPAHFAAESGRLAVLRLLHSLHAPIDKEDSSGDKPIRIAEIYGHEDCVRFLKNAEMESKAYRKMAAHKGISVDDTDEEWAEQGKENEENRISKSNTRKQHL, translated from the exons ATGACAGAGTTGcaccaggcagcagcagcaggggatTTTGACCAAGTTGAGGAAATTCTGAGGCAAAATAAATGCAATCCCAATCAGAGAGACGTTGACTGGAACTACAAGACACCTCTTCACTGGGCTGCAGCTAAAG GACACACAGAAACGGTGAGGCTCCTCGTAGAGAGCGGGGCCCGGCCGTGTCTGCGGACGGATCATGGATGGACTCCTGCCCACTTCGCGGCGGAGTCCGGCCGGCTGGCTGTGCTGCGGCTACTGCACTCCCTCCATGCCCCCATAGACAAGGAGGACAGCTCCGGAGACAAACCCATACGGATAGCCGAGATATACGGACACGAAGACTGTGTTCGTTTCCTTAAGAA TGCAGAGATGGAGTCCAAGGCCTACCGCAAGATGGCAGCCCATAAAGGCATTTCCGTGGATGACACAGATGAGGAGTGGGCAGAACAgggcaaagaaaatgaagaaaacaggATCTCAAAAAGCAACACTAGGAAGCAACACCtctag